A single Streptomyces sannanensis DNA region contains:
- a CDS encoding PAS domain-containing protein, whose amino-acid sequence MSASRSSSETTSELLAALLDGMDAALCAFDADGVVTHWNREAERILGWSAEEAVGRPGFAGWAVRTADADEVQKRLMAAMDAPGRQVHEFALLCKDGGRVLVRTQSARVSGADGAPAGVYCAFSEVHAQIDLERSIALSEALLDDASWGVVLVDVDLRPTVVNAHAARALGTGHTTPLGRPLGELITQGVEELEGALQHALAEGASPGPAELWVTVRTAEGERRRCWRSGFLRLASPLTEEPVPLGVGWLFQDVTDARVAMQEADRLRFRTKQLHRAARVAAECEDPMEAAMSYVDFGIAGFADHALIDLVAPDGLVRLAATPAGAPGPCLPVNGPAVPLRCPEGHPALRAVERLGSVRTSAGRGADAERWTADRHWPAECVHALSTVLRSRGRTLGVVSFLRGAGRPAFESPDTPYAEEVAARVAAALDLARVESAGP is encoded by the coding sequence GTGAGTGCTTCCCGGAGCAGCAGCGAGACCACCAGTGAACTGCTTGCCGCGCTCCTCGACGGCATGGACGCGGCGCTGTGCGCGTTCGACGCGGACGGGGTGGTCACCCACTGGAACCGTGAGGCCGAGCGGATCCTGGGCTGGTCGGCCGAGGAAGCTGTGGGACGGCCGGGGTTCGCGGGGTGGGCGGTGCGTACGGCCGACGCGGACGAGGTGCAGAAGCGGCTGATGGCGGCGATGGACGCGCCGGGCCGTCAGGTGCACGAGTTCGCGCTGCTGTGCAAGGACGGCGGCCGGGTCCTGGTGCGTACCCAGTCGGCGCGGGTGAGCGGCGCGGACGGGGCGCCGGCCGGGGTGTACTGCGCGTTCAGCGAGGTGCATGCGCAGATCGACCTGGAGCGGTCGATCGCGCTGAGCGAGGCGCTGCTCGACGACGCGTCCTGGGGTGTCGTGCTGGTCGATGTCGATCTCCGGCCGACCGTGGTCAACGCGCATGCGGCGCGGGCGCTCGGCACGGGGCATACGACGCCGCTGGGGCGGCCCCTGGGCGAGCTGATCACACAGGGCGTGGAGGAGCTGGAGGGCGCGCTGCAGCACGCACTGGCCGAGGGCGCGTCGCCCGGGCCGGCCGAGCTGTGGGTGACGGTGCGTACGGCCGAGGGGGAGCGGCGGCGCTGCTGGCGCAGCGGGTTTCTGCGGCTGGCCTCGCCACTCACGGAGGAGCCGGTTCCGCTGGGCGTGGGCTGGTTGTTCCAGGACGTCACGGACGCCCGGGTGGCCATGCAGGAGGCGGACCGGCTGCGGTTCCGTACGAAGCAGCTGCACCGGGCGGCGCGGGTGGCGGCGGAGTGCGAGGACCCGATGGAGGCGGCCATGTCGTACGTCGACTTCGGTATCGCGGGCTTCGCCGATCATGCGCTGATCGACCTGGTGGCGCCGGACGGTCTGGTCCGGCTGGCGGCCACCCCGGCGGGGGCGCCCGGGCCCTGCCTTCCGGTCAACGGGCCGGCGGTTCCGCTGCGTTGCCCGGAGGGGCATCCGGCGCTCAGGGCGGTGGAGCGCCTCGGCTCGGTGCGTACGAGCGCGGGGCGGGGCGCCGACGCGGAGCGGTGGACGGCGGACCGGCACTGGCCCGCGGAGTGTGTGCACGCCCTGTCCACCGTGCTGCGCAGCCGCGGCCGGACGCTGGGGGTGGTGAGCTTTCTGCGGGGTGCGGGCCGGCCGGCCTTCGAGAGCCCCGACACGCCGTACGCGGAGGAGGTCGCCGCGCGGGTCGCGGCGGCCCTGGATCTGGCCCGGGTGGAATCCGCCGGGCCGTGA
- a CDS encoding MerR family transcriptional regulator yields the protein MRSIGEMARDSGLGVSALRFYDRAGVLVPAWVDPVSGYRWYGPEQLEEARLLARLRRAGMPLADIRLVLAGRADTGLVRKLLEGHLRRLELGLADARSELSAVRALLERRENPMTSVHTTTAGLTVSATDLAAALDAVRFAVSTDPELPMLSGVLFDVEGEALTVVATDRYRMAVARAGAVGHDGSRAQAVVPAPLADAMRALLSDGAAERLMVELTVDGDRVALEAGDRQTAGRCLDHEFPDYRRLVRLPGGRRVTVDVPALREALETGPVRTGEVREQDGAPFDLSVLTVTAEGAVAVSEDGTDGQDRIAVNREFLLHALAAGARDRLVLEFNGSTAPMAVRRPGDEETFSILMPVRLDD from the coding sequence ATGCGCAGCATCGGCGAGATGGCCCGGGACAGCGGCCTGGGCGTGAGCGCCCTGAGGTTCTACGACAGGGCCGGTGTGCTGGTTCCGGCCTGGGTGGATCCGGTGAGCGGCTACCGCTGGTACGGCCCCGAGCAGCTCGAGGAGGCGCGGCTGCTGGCCCGGCTGCGGCGGGCGGGGATGCCCCTGGCCGACATCCGGCTGGTGCTGGCCGGCCGGGCCGACACCGGCCTGGTGCGGAAGCTGCTGGAGGGGCATCTGCGCCGTCTCGAGCTGGGTCTTGCCGATGCCCGCAGTGAGCTCTCCGCGGTCCGGGCGCTACTCGAACGCAGGGAGAATCCGATGACTTCGGTCCACACCACCACCGCCGGGCTGACCGTCTCCGCCACCGATCTGGCCGCCGCGCTGGACGCCGTACGGTTCGCCGTCAGTACCGACCCGGAGCTGCCGATGCTCTCCGGTGTCCTGTTCGACGTCGAGGGCGAGGCGCTGACGGTCGTGGCCACCGACCGGTACCGGATGGCCGTCGCCCGTGCCGGTGCCGTCGGTCATGACGGTTCGCGGGCGCAGGCCGTCGTGCCGGCTCCGCTCGCCGACGCCATGCGGGCGCTGCTGAGCGACGGCGCGGCGGAACGTCTCATGGTGGAACTCACCGTGGACGGGGACAGGGTGGCCCTGGAGGCCGGGGACCGGCAGACGGCCGGCCGGTGCCTCGACCACGAGTTCCCCGACTACCGCCGTCTCGTGCGGCTGCCGGGCGGGCGGCGGGTCACCGTCGATGTGCCGGCCCTGCGGGAGGCGCTGGAGACCGGCCCCGTCCGCACCGGCGAGGTACGTGAACAGGACGGCGCTCCGTTCGACCTCAGCGTGCTCACGGTGACGGCCGAGGGCGCGGTGGCCGTTTCCGAGGACGGCACCGACGGCCAGGACCGCATCGCCGTCAACCGCGAGTTCCTCCTGCATGCCCTCGCCGCCGGCGCCCGCGACCGGCTGG
- a CDS encoding citrate synthase 2 encodes MSDFVPGLEGVIAFETEIAEPDKEGGALRYRGVDIEDLVGRVSFGNVWGLLVDGAFNPGLPPAEPFPIPVHSGDIRVDVQSALAMLAPVWGLKPLLDIDAAQARDDLARAAVMALSYVAQSARGQGLPMVPQREIDKAESVVERFMIRWRGEPDPKHVKAVDAYWTSAAEHGMNASTFTARVIASTGADVAAALSGAVGAMSGPLHGGAPSRVLGMIEEIERTGDAVAYVKQALDRGERLMGFGHRVYRAEDPRARVLRRTAKELGAPRFEIAEALEKAALEELHNRRPDRVLATNVEFWAAIMLDFAQVPAHMFTSMFTCARTAGWSAHILEQKRTGRLVRPSARYVGPGPRAPREIEGYEDIAH; translated from the coding sequence ATGTCCGACTTCGTACCAGGACTCGAAGGAGTCATCGCGTTCGAGACGGAGATCGCAGAACCCGACAAGGAAGGCGGCGCCCTCCGTTACCGCGGCGTCGACATCGAGGACCTGGTCGGCCGTGTGTCGTTCGGGAACGTATGGGGACTGCTGGTCGACGGAGCGTTCAACCCCGGCCTGCCGCCCGCCGAGCCGTTCCCGATCCCGGTCCACTCCGGTGACATCCGTGTCGATGTGCAGTCGGCACTGGCGATGCTCGCCCCGGTGTGGGGTCTGAAGCCCCTGCTCGACATCGATGCGGCGCAGGCGCGCGATGATCTGGCGCGGGCCGCGGTCATGGCGCTGTCGTACGTCGCCCAGTCGGCGCGCGGCCAGGGCCTGCCGATGGTGCCGCAGCGGGAGATCGACAAGGCGGAGTCCGTCGTCGAGCGGTTCATGATCCGCTGGCGTGGCGAGCCGGACCCCAAGCACGTCAAGGCAGTGGACGCGTACTGGACCTCGGCGGCCGAGCACGGCATGAACGCGTCGACGTTCACGGCCCGGGTCATCGCGTCCACCGGCGCCGATGTGGCGGCCGCGCTGTCCGGTGCGGTCGGTGCCATGTCCGGGCCGCTGCACGGCGGGGCGCCCTCGCGTGTGCTCGGCATGATCGAGGAGATCGAGCGCACCGGTGACGCGGTGGCATACGTCAAGCAGGCCCTGGACCGGGGCGAGCGGCTGATGGGCTTCGGCCACCGGGTCTACCGCGCCGAGGACCCGCGGGCGCGGGTGCTGCGGCGTACCGCCAAGGAGCTGGGAGCGCCGCGCTTCGAGATCGCCGAGGCGCTGGAGAAGGCGGCGCTGGAGGAGCTGCACAACCGCCGCCCGGACCGCGTGCTGGCGACCAACGTCGAGTTCTGGGCGGCGATCATGCTGGACTTCGCGCAGGTCCCGGCGCACATGTTCACCTCGATGTTCACCTGTGCCCGCACGGCCGGCTGGTCGGCGCACATTCTGGAGCAGAAGCGCACCGGCCGCCTGGTGCGTCCTTCCGCGCGCTATGTCGGCCCGGGCCCGCGTGCCCCCCGCGAGATCGAGGGCTACGAGGACATCGCGCACTGA
- the pdxH gene encoding pyridoxamine 5'-phosphate oxidase yields MREHYRSEIIDEASLALSPMQQFRRWFKQAVESEGVIFEPNAMIVATATPDGRPSTRTVLMKSYDERGFVFYTNYASRKGREIAANPQVSLLFPWHPLARQVVVTGTAARVGRDETAAYFRTRPHGSQLGAWASEQSTVIPSRSELLQRYEELAARYPEGEQVPVPPEWGGYRVVPETMEFWQGHGNRLHDRLRYVREGESWRIERLCP; encoded by the coding sequence ATGCGTGAGCACTACCGCTCCGAGATCATCGACGAGGCGAGTCTGGCCCTCTCTCCGATGCAGCAGTTCCGCCGCTGGTTCAAGCAGGCCGTCGAGAGCGAGGGCGTCATCTTCGAACCGAACGCGATGATCGTCGCCACGGCCACTCCCGACGGACGCCCCTCGACCCGTACCGTGCTGATGAAGTCGTACGACGAGCGGGGCTTCGTCTTCTACACCAACTACGCCTCCCGCAAGGGCCGCGAGATCGCCGCGAACCCCCAGGTCTCGCTGCTCTTTCCCTGGCACCCGCTGGCCCGCCAGGTCGTCGTCACCGGCACGGCGGCACGCGTGGGCCGCGACGAGACGGCCGCGTACTTCCGCACCCGCCCGCACGGCTCGCAGCTGGGCGCCTGGGCGAGCGAGCAGTCCACGGTGATCCCCTCGCGCTCCGAGCTGCTGCAGCGCTACGAGGAGCTCGCGGCCCGCTACCCGGAGGGCGAGCAGGTCCCGGTGCCCCCGGAGTGGGGCGGCTACCGGGTCGTACCGGAGACGATGGAGTTCTGGCAGGGCCACGGGAACCGGCTGCACGACCGGCTGCGGTATGTACGCGAGGGCGAGAGCTGGCGGATCGAGCGGCTCTGCCCGTAG